In Arthrobacter sp. CDRTa11, one DNA window encodes the following:
- a CDS encoding XdhC family protein, whose protein sequence is MLDLIPSLNGWTAGLTGNRCAVATIVHVSGSVPRPVGTSMLISESGAVLGSLSGGCVEGAVVAMAFEAMNDGGTRLERFGYSAADAFAVGLTCGGELEVHIEPWPGGGTRPDAGAETLQHLRRIPADGPVAVIRRVDANGRGLVVVRDPATFQVAQSAGIARLLGAAPDTVPDSATGRGSTSTPGDALDDALLSAAAQLEPLLRGGRTGLVRLAPLNGCTASPSGISQGHSPAPEPVTLLVESRLPPPRLLVFGANDFSAALLPAAKLLGYRVTLVDARAAFALQARFRAADDVVTDWPHRYLAAEAAAGHLDPRTVICVLTHDPKFDIPLLEAALALDVAFVGALGSRRSHLQRVDALLAAGVPPERIAQLHSPLGLDLGAVTPAEVAVSVASEIIAARNPAASHQPLRETTGPIHQAPIHQAPIHQQAATRPAPNPVVQQETAWT, encoded by the coding sequence ATGCTCGACCTGATTCCTTCTCTCAACGGCTGGACAGCAGGCCTGACCGGTAACCGCTGCGCCGTAGCCACCATCGTCCATGTCAGCGGTTCCGTTCCCCGGCCGGTAGGGACGTCCATGCTCATCTCGGAGTCGGGTGCCGTACTGGGCAGCCTCTCCGGCGGCTGCGTGGAAGGGGCGGTGGTGGCGATGGCATTCGAAGCAATGAACGACGGCGGCACCCGCCTTGAGAGGTTTGGCTACAGCGCGGCCGATGCCTTCGCCGTCGGGCTCACCTGCGGTGGTGAGCTGGAGGTGCACATTGAGCCCTGGCCCGGCGGGGGAACCCGGCCAGATGCCGGCGCGGAGACGCTCCAGCATCTGCGCCGGATTCCGGCGGACGGGCCGGTGGCGGTGATCCGGCGGGTGGACGCCAATGGCCGCGGGCTGGTGGTGGTTCGTGATCCGGCGACCTTCCAAGTGGCCCAGTCTGCCGGAATCGCCCGGCTTCTGGGGGCGGCCCCGGACACGGTCCCGGACTCCGCCACCGGCCGCGGCAGCACCAGTACCCCGGGCGATGCCCTGGACGATGCCCTGCTTTCGGCAGCCGCGCAGCTGGAACCGCTGCTTCGCGGCGGCCGGACAGGGCTGGTCAGGCTGGCACCACTTAACGGCTGCACAGCGTCTCCCTCCGGCATTTCACAGGGGCACTCCCCAGCGCCAGAACCTGTCACGTTGCTGGTGGAGAGCCGGCTGCCGCCGCCCCGGCTGCTGGTTTTTGGCGCCAACGATTTCAGCGCCGCGCTGCTGCCGGCCGCCAAACTGCTCGGCTACCGCGTCACACTGGTGGATGCCCGGGCCGCCTTCGCATTGCAGGCCAGGTTCCGGGCCGCTGATGACGTTGTCACAGACTGGCCGCACAGGTACCTTGCAGCGGAAGCGGCGGCAGGACATCTGGACCCCCGGACGGTGATCTGCGTCCTGACCCATGATCCCAAATTCGACATCCCGCTCCTGGAGGCTGCTTTGGCCCTGGACGTTGCCTTCGTCGGCGCCTTGGGATCCCGGCGCAGCCACCTCCAGCGGGTGGACGCCCTCCTGGCTGCCGGCGTGCCCCCTGAGCGAATAGCGCAACTGCATTCACCCCTTGGCTTGGACCTTGGGGCGGTGACGCCGGCGGAGGTGGCCGTATCCGTTGCTTCGGAAATCATCGCCGCGCGCAACCCGGCCGCCAGCCACCAGCCCCTCAGGGAGACCACGGGCCCCATCCATCAGGCGCCCATCCATCAGGCGCCCATCCATCAGCAGGCCGCCACCCGGCCTGCCCCGAACCCCGTTGTACAGCAGGAGACAGCATGGACATGA